Proteins encoded by one window of Halomonas sp. SH5A2:
- a CDS encoding TRAP transporter small permease subunit translates to MSTTTHTSATRSGLIGGYIRAMDRLSRFSAYIACALFIAGVLVICQMVFTRYVLGWSTSWQTEFTIFSVTGAMLMGSPYVLMTGGHVAITILPDAIGGLGRKVMLTFASLFGFAFCAALAYASWIYVFEALHGEWTTGSVWNPPLWPALLPMAVGTTLLAFQYVADVLRGEG, encoded by the coding sequence ATGTCGACAACAACACACACCTCGGCAACACGCAGCGGCTTGATAGGTGGCTACATTCGGGCAATGGATCGACTATCGCGCTTTTCGGCCTATATTGCCTGCGCTCTGTTCATTGCCGGGGTGCTGGTCATCTGTCAGATGGTATTCACTCGCTATGTGCTCGGCTGGAGCACCAGTTGGCAAACCGAGTTCACGATCTTCTCCGTCACCGGCGCCATGTTGATGGGCAGCCCCTACGTGCTGATGACCGGTGGCCACGTGGCCATCACCATTTTGCCTGATGCCATTGGGGGGCTCGGTCGCAAGGTGATGCTAACCTTCGCCTCGCTGTTTGGCTTTGCCTTCTGCGCCGCGCTCGCCTATGCCAGTTGGATCTATGTATTTGAGGCTCTTCATGGTGAGTGGACCACCGGCTCAGTCTGGAATCCGCCACTCTGGCCCGCGCTATTGCCGATGGCCGTCGGCACGACCTTGCTGGCTTTCCAGTACGTCGCCGATGTGCTGCGCGGGGAGGGCTGA